CTTGGTTGGCGCTGATGCTGGTAAGGAAATGGGTGTATATCTAGACTACATCTGCTCCGGTCTAAGCTAGGCTATTTATTAGATAGCTTCTAGATTTCTAGATTAGATTAGGAATTGCAGCAAGCGGTAGCGGTAGGCAGCCCATTTCAAGGCATTGCAGGCTGTTTAGCTTCAAAGCATTGACCTGTGGTTACCTATTGCGCCGCTTCAGCTATATTCGGTTATTTCTAGCGCTGAAACTATATTCAAGATTTAAAAAAAATCTCAGCCAATTTATTTCCATACCAATTAGATTAATTCAGATTAATTCAGATAAAAATTTTTTAAAGGAGATTGTATAGCCATGCGCATGTTTAAGATTACTGCCTGCGTGCCTAGCCAAACCCGGATTCGGACTCAACGCGAACTACAAAATACTTTCTTTACCAAGTTAGTACCCTACGATAATTGGTTTGCCGAGCAGCAACGGATTATGAAAATGGGTGGCACAATCATGAAGGTGGAATTGGCTTCTGGTAAGGTTGGCCGTAATACTGGCAATTCCTAGTTTGGTTACTTTTTTAGTAGAACTATTAGTAGAACTAGCAGAGAGCCTGAAGCTAATGTTTGCATGGTGCGATCGCCTACCAGGAGTTGCTTAAATCCTCGCCATCATAATTATATTTTTGCCAATTAAATAAATTAAAGTGGTAGTGCTATACAAGTAAGGATGAGTTGTAATGATGCACAAATAACCAGATAGCGCCAACATGGTTAGCTAACTTTTTCGAGAAAGAAAGAGATTTGCGAACCAGTCTTGAAGCTCTTTGCCTAAGAGTGCAATTAAATCGCTCAATTTTGTTTGTCAAGCCTGAACCTTTGTCCACTGGTTGATGACGCATACTCGGAACTACCTGAGCATAGGCACGCCAGAAATCAGTGTAACAAACCGCACATTGTCGATAAACGGGTGGTAAAGACTGCCATAATCCTTGAGCACCAACCTCATCTCTAGACCCGATATGCACTCCTACGATCTCCTTAGTATTAACATCTATAGCTAACCAAACCCAAACCTTGACTCGTTTCTTGCCTACAAAAGACCACAGCTCATCCATTTGAATGGTTAAGTGCCCTTTTTTTTAGCCTGTACCTGCACTTGTTGGGGCACTTGAGCATATTTGTGATTAACATATTGCTGTAGCCATCTTGGTGATACACCTACAACTCTGGCAATACCTGCGAGTGAAACCCTCTCTAGCAGAAGTTTGTCGATTTGAGCTTTAGTCTCATTAGCGATATATTTCTTCTTAGAATTGGCTACAAATTGTCTATTGCATTGTTTACATTTGAAGTTTTGTTTACCGTTGTGAATTTTGCCATTTTTGACAATTTTGAGTGAATTGCATCTTGGACAAGTTAGCTTAGATGTATCCATGAGAGAGAATTTTTGTATCTTCTATCCCATTATCCTTACTTCTGCATGACTACCATTAAAGTGATAACTCTGCCTGGTGGTGGGGTTTCTCTTTTGTGAGGGCTTTTATTTCAAACTCTGTAGATCGAACAAGGGCATAATGCTTTAATCGCAACGTTTACGACAACTTTTAGGTGTTGTTTATTTGTTGTATTTAACTGGACTTAACATGAGTTATTGATCGCGTTTGACGATCGAACTGCTAGAAGTAAGCATTAGTTTTAACTTCAGATCAATCAGCCCAAGCTGTGCCAGACCAATTTGGACATCCCCCTCCAGCACAATCCCAGAGGCAATAAGCCGATCGAGCAATTCCAGGATCGAGGCATCGCCCGATTCTTGCCCCGGATAATAGCTGCCTGGTTTGGGCAAAAGCTTACCAGCATCCCCCAGGTCTAAATTAAGCTCCTCTGGATCA
The sequence above is a segment of the Pseudanabaena sp. PCC 7367 genome. Coding sequences within it:
- a CDS encoding phycobilisome linker polypeptide, whose translation is MRMFKITACVPSQTRIRTQRELQNTFFTKLVPYDNWFAEQQRIMKMGGTIMKVELASGKVGRNTGNS
- a CDS encoding gas vesicle protein K, whose amino-acid sequence is MSDNAPIQPIKVNKSGLAPLVLTLVELLRQLMEAQIIRRMEADLLTEAEIDRAVDSLQALEQQVLTLCEVLDIDPEELNLDLGDAGKLLPKPGSYYPGQESGDASILELLDRLIASGIVLEGDVQIGLAQLGLIDLKLKLMLTSSSSIVKRDQ
- a CDS encoding IS1 family transposase (programmed frameshift) is translated as MDTSKLTCPRCNSLKIVKNGKIHNGKQNFKCKQCNRQFVANSKKKYIANETKAQIDKLLLERVSLAGIARVVGVSPRWLQQYVNHKYAQVPQQVQVQAKKKGNLTIQMDELWSFVGKKRVKVWVWLAIDVNTKEIVGVHIGSRDEVGAQGLWQSLPPVYRQCAVCYTDFWRAYAQVVPSMRHQPVDKGSGLTNKIERFNCTLRQRASRLVRKSLSFSKKLANHVGAIWLFVHHYNSSLLV